The genomic region GATTTTATATATGTTGGGATGTACattaaattataataaataaaagtgaAGCTTCAATGAGTGCATGTTGTTTTGTTGATAACAACATGCGTAGTTGTTCGGATGAATAATGCCTCATCTTAGGgcgttttatgctatgtgacacCTCAGTTAGTAATGGAACACTATTGGGCGTTTTTAGAAAAGgagtgtagtggggatgtgggggTTGTGGGgaattatgtttgtaataaaataaaataaaaaaaaacatttaaaaaatctTATTGGCCAAAACATGAAAGCTCAAATGTGATTGGCCAAGAAATTCCCCCACCAGCGTGATTTATAACACGCCATAACCAAAAAAAGGCCAAACACGCCCATGCGTAGTGGCATGTGGGCGAGATTGGGCGTGATTGAGCACAAAAAACGCCCCAAAGGGCaaaccactacgggtggtctaagaaGAAGAGGGTATCTtctacattttttttttcttcccaacaattatTGTTACTTTTGAGTTGCCAATAATAGAGTTACAACTCTCGTTTGTAAACAACTATAAGAGTTGCCAATCTTATTTTAAGTTTCTAAGTTCGAACTAAATATGGGCTCAATGTGTTTATCTTGTCCTGTTCACAGCTCTATCGCTCTACGGTCCTAAAACGACAGAGTAGAGCTCTTGCTTCTTTCGCAACCTTTGGTCCCGCATCTTGCTATGGGTTCAATGTGTTTATCTTGTCCTGTTCACAGCTCTGTCGCTCTACGCTCCTAAAACGACAGAGTAGAGCTCTTGCTTCTTTCGCAACCTTTGGTCCCGCATCTAGCTTTTGTATGttatttttcttctttgtttcCTCTCTAAATCGAGACGACTGGCCCCAATGGCGGAGCTTGAATGAAAAATCAGGCTTTGCCCATGACTGTCCCGTTAAGATCTTGTTGTACCTAGAGGTGGAGGCAATGTTCCCGCAAGGAAATTCAATAATGAAGAACTGCAAAAGTTGAACgatgttttccaaaaaaaatgccCTTAACAAAATCGATCTTTAAATCGGTCCTTGGTTCTTCATTATCATTTCTTGCCAAGCTTGTGATCGGTCCTTTTCGAGTTTTTTATTCAATTTAGTTCTGATTGAATCTTGTCCAATATTGTTCTTGgctagagttcagcgtgtggtccacaTCAACTTTTCGACCCCTTAGGGGCGagactttgtttttagtagattagggttttctattcagaagggGATGACCAGTGGCGAAACTTGACCATGaaaacggggggtcgaaaacgtatataccaaaaaaaattctatagaaccggggggtcgaaaacgtatatacccaaaaatttctatacgaaaactacatatataacactactaagcgaaaagttcggggggtcgggtgcccctcccggcccctcttAAGCTACGCCCTTGGGGATgacggcgcagtttgttgctcgtctacttgctatccttatgtaatttgccctagTGATTGGAATGGAGTTTGTTACTcaaagattcaaaaaaaaaaaaaaaaaaaatcatagtaCATTCCTCTTGATCGAACTATTTTACAACTGACACACTAACTGGTGGATTTGATGTTCTTTTGTAACTTTTCATATGAGGTGGATGACTTCCTTACACACCAAGCTCTCTTAAATGTCATTTTTATTTGTCAAGATACCAGTTATAAAAAAGGGTAAGTGTGTTATAAAAAAGGGAACTTTtgacttggttttttatttaGAAAAAGTGGATAGAAATGGTCAACGTATTTACGATTGGTTACCATGTGAGTACAGTGAGAACACAAAAAAATATTGGTCGATGATGGGATCACATTGTTCATACATAGATGGATTGTATATTATTTTTTCCCTAAAGTTTCTGAATATTTTTTGACAATTCAAAAGTTCAATTGTTGAATTGTTACTTATTCAATAGCAATCACTAATAGTGAATGTATATATTCAGGTGTCAAATTTTGATCAATTTTCTTTATTTGGTTACTTTGTGTTGGAGGATAGTTCTATCATTTGTATTTAAACATAATTTTCGAATTTAATATTCATCTAAACCTTACGGGGAACTCATGGGTGATACAAGGTGCGAATGTAAATCAGCTACGTCGAATAGAAGATCCAAGATGATTGAAGATATTCGACACAACGACTTTGTGCATTCACGTATGTTGTGCATTCTTACGATTTTGATTAACTTGCTTTCTTTTGGACATTTATGTTGATGATTTAAGAATGTCAAGGTAAAATGGTGATCTATTTAGATATCGACATTCTTTCCCGCAAAAGTACCATTTTACTTTCTTCTCTCTAGTAGTGACGTTACAACCCCTCTTATTCGATGTACATGAATCTAGTTCTCCTTCTCAAGACATGTATCGGGTAAGCATTACATAAGAGATTATGTGGCTGTGGGTTCAAATCTTACGAAGTAATGTTGGGATGATCttaagagtacaacaaagataaAGTAAAGAGTTTATGTTTGATGGTAAAAAAAATACACGTGTTAGTGAACTTAAATAGGATTAAGGGAGGAGGGCCCGTCTGCGATTAAGGGATTGGGGGTAGCAAACTCAATTCGATAATACTGTAGGCACCCCTTCGGTTAAGTTCGGCGGTACCATTCATGGTTTGTTACCTGAATGTTATGTTTGAATTTTTATCCATGGAAGGGAAAAAAATGAAGTTACAGTGCAAAATTGGTGGGTTTCCATATGGTGTTCAAAACcagatatccgaatccgtatcggAAATTCAGATATCTAGTGAATCGGATATCCAAATatccaattttttatttaatttttatttttttattatttttcataTTCGGAACCGGATAGTTTCAGATATTCGAatataaattttcggatatttcggatatccgaaaaaaataaaaattaaatttcggatatatccgaaatatctgaaaaattttaaaatcaaTATCTGAATTCGAAAATTCGGAGATCTAAATTTCGGATATCAGAATTTTCGGATattattcggatatccgaattttcggatatttcagatCGGATTTTCGAATACGGATAATCTTGAACACCCCAAGGTTTCGAGGTACATGAACGGAGTGCCACCTCCTCTATAAGCATCATCAAAAATAAGTTAAGAAGTAAGGATGACAATAAAGCGGGTTTAGGTaattagataagcttgtcccaaacccgtcgggtatctatcgggtaattacccgtcagGTATCTGGTATATCCGCGGGTTTCAGGTAAACTTGCTAATCTAAAAATGTTGACTGTTGTGTATACTGACCCAAAACCCATCGGTTATCTATCGAGTTACTACTAATCAATTGCGTTTAGCATTATCActagaaaaatatataaaaaaactagaatgtatataaataaaataccaaaatgtatataaaaaaatactCAAATACACAAATGAAAAAAGTAGTGTATGTCAATAACTGATATACACACACAtactattaaaaaaaaaaaagaaattatatTTGCTATACAGTTGGGTGAACGTATATATTTAATCAGGTAAATGGTTATATCACCAAATCTAAACTTATCCAAAACCcgtagaaaaataaaaactaacaaCAAACCAGTTGTCATATCCAATTACCTGTCCAAAATATGTAAGGTTTCAAGTTTACCAATCAAACTCGGGTTTAATTGTCATCCAAAACAAATTATATCTATACCAAGTGTGAAGTGGCATGAACACTGGTTGCCACCTACATGGGAGGTGGCTATTTGCCTTCCCTTTTTTTATGAAGTTGGATACACAATGCCAAACACCTGCtttatctttttgagtttttttttttaatagttttgttttcttttatacTTTTGTGATTtcttttatcttttattttttatttatagttTTGTACTCTTTTACCTCTTAACTTTCAGCGTTGAGACTTACAACCCTTTAACTTTACAAGAACTTTGTAATCAAGctttacatgtttatttttatttacgtgttGGTATAAATTAAAACTGATTTGCGTTATTTTGCGTTTAGACGTAAATTTTTTGCGGAAATGAGTTggatcaaatataatatgttctcATCCGTATAattatgtacgttttcagttaGTCTAGATTTTAACGTAATTTTTTGGAAAAtgagttgggtcaaatataatacactTTCGTGCTTATTTTAATTTACGTATTCAATTTCTTtacattttgacgtaaattttgttcggaaacgagtagagtaaaatataatacgttttcattagacggtataaattcgagtcacTTTGCGTTTTGACATCGCCGCAACGCGCCGTAACTATTTTTTTACGTGCTTATTTTATTgcacgtgtcggtataaattcaagttggtctacgtttcgatgtaatttttttttagaatATGTCGAGTCAAGTATAACACGtttctatgtttatttttatgtactttttttctttcttgattttttttagaCTTTATTATTTATACTTCTATCCTTTtctttatgtttagtgttttggtTTTATGTTCATTTTTTATTGAAGTTAGATTTAAGCTAACGTTTAAGTTTTTATTTACATTTAATTTAAAATTAACCCATCTCGCTGtccaatttaaatttatttttatggttttcgttAAAATCAACCCATCTCGCTGTccaaattaaatttatttttatggttttcgatcgatgtaaaaaATGTGTCTTTCTTTTGAGTTTATTTCTTTTGGTGTTGGGTTGTTATATTAAATCAGAATAGATATCGAACGAAACCACACACGTAGCCGGGTAATGTCACTGGTAAATTAACAAGCACCGCctctcatcttcttttattaCCACCACTTATTCTACCCCTCACCAAAACCCTAATTCCACCATGTCTAACCACCAAAAACCTTCAAACCACAACCAATCCGACGAAAACAACCGCCTCTACAACCCATACCAAGACCTCAAACTCCCCGCACAAACCGTATACAAACTCCCCACATCTCCCCAATTCCTCTTCCAAGAAGAATCCATCGCTCAACGCCGTTCATGGGGCGAAAACCTAACCTACTACACCGGCATCGGCTACCTAAGCGGCGCCATGATCGGCGCCGGAAAAGGCTGCATCGAAGGCATGAAAGCGTTTGAACCTGCAGACACTTCGAAAATTAGGGTTAATAGGATATTAAATGGTTCAGGAGGTTTGGGAAGGAGATATGGGAACCGTGTGGGTGTAATTGGGTTGTTGTATGCAGGAATGGAGAGCGGAATGGCTGCGGTTAGGGATAAGGATGATATTGTTAATAGTGTGGTGGCTGGGTTGGGGACCGGGGTGGTTTATAGGGCCGCTGCGGGCGTTAGGTCCGCCGCGGTGGCTGGAGCGGTTGGTGGAATGGTGGTGGGGTTGGGGGCTGTAGGGAAGCATGTTTTGAAGAGATATGTGCCAATTTGAGAGTTTGAAAGGTGCATGTTTGGTTGAAAAAAAACTTTGTTCTGTAATGTGTTAGCATCACGAAGGGTTTAGTGACAAGTGACAAATAAAGTTACGTAGACTTTTATATGTTTAAATCTTATTACAGCGTTTTGAGTTCTTGTAGCTTGTTGgctaatttttttatttgttatggCTAATTGAAGTGAAATTGATTGAAGACTTAACTGATATTTTCGTTTCTGTAGTTTGGTGAAAAAtgtcacttcagtccaaaaaaatTTTGCGCCAGTTCTGTCCTCAACATTTTTGAAACGTGTCACTTCGGTCCAAAAAGATAACGTCTTGCGCCAGTTTCGTCCTCAACGTTTTTAATGGCGCTTTATCTTTTGAACTGAATTGGCACGTTTCAAAAATGTTGAGGGCGGAACTGgcgcaatttttttttttttttttttttttttttttgactgaAGGGGCATTttccaccaaaccacagggacgaaaatggtagTTAACTCTTGATTGAATGATGTTCTGGTTGATCATCTAACTTGTTGAGATTTTGGTTATGTGAAGACACAAGGCCTTACCGCCTTAGTAATGTGCTTGCTGTTTGTGAAGTATAGCCATTTTGATAACAACTGCTAATCTTGAAAATCAAGtttctttcatgatgaaacttttaagttttaaccCTCTTGGCACTCGTAAGGTATGTGTACCGTCAAATTAGACGAGGCAGTAGAGACTATGAGATCAATAGTTGGCATGATAATGATTAGTATACAAGATTGATTCAGCTAATTTAGTAACGGGATAATTAGCGGTAACGGGATCATTGTTTGTTATATTAAGAAAAAGTATGTTTACTAGTTTGTTATATATTAGTGAAAATTAATATATTGTttaaatttcatttcataacgATAAAATGTGCACAAAAGGTTTTTGAAATGGAGGGAGTTTGCTACAGGTGGAAGtga from Helianthus annuus cultivar XRQ/B chromosome 10, HanXRQr2.0-SUNRISE, whole genome shotgun sequence harbors:
- the LOC110886467 gene encoding mitochondrial import inner membrane translocase subunit TIM23-1, giving the protein MSNHQKPSNHNQSDENNRLYNPYQDLKLPAQTVYKLPTSPQFLFQEESIAQRRSWGENLTYYTGIGYLSGAMIGAGKGCIEGMKAFEPADTSKIRVNRILNGSGGLGRRYGNRVGVIGLLYAGMESGMAAVRDKDDIVNSVVAGLGTGVVYRAAAGVRSAAVAGAVGGMVVGLGAVGKHVLKRYVPI